From Micromonospora rhizosphaerae, the proteins below share one genomic window:
- a CDS encoding YciI family protein, with the protein MAEYLIYFNQQWVGDHTEEWFRGRGPLAKAVVDEIKAAGAYVFAGGLEEDAPVFSADATSGTLMFTDGPYVETKEWLGGLTVVDVADEQTARMWAGKLAEACGWPQEVRRFGSQPATQ; encoded by the coding sequence ATGGCCGAGTACCTCATCTACTTCAACCAGCAGTGGGTTGGTGACCACACCGAGGAGTGGTTTCGCGGGCGCGGGCCACTCGCCAAGGCGGTCGTGGACGAGATCAAGGCGGCCGGGGCGTATGTGTTCGCCGGGGGCCTGGAAGAGGACGCCCCCGTCTTCAGTGCCGACGCCACGAGCGGCACATTGATGTTCACCGACGGGCCCTACGTCGAAACCAAGGAGTGGCTGGGCGGGCTGACCGTTGTGGACGTGGCCGACGAGCAAACGGCCCGGATGTGGGCCGGCAAGCTCGCGGAAGCCTGCGGCTGGCCTCAGGAGGTCCGACGGTTCGGGTCGCAGCCCGCAACCCAGTGA
- the msrA gene encoding peptide-methionine (S)-S-oxide reductase MsrA, whose amino-acid sequence MFLRRMKAELPTPDQALPGRPIAMPIGDRHEVLPSSLKGPFPAGSQVAVFGMGCFWGAERLFWTLPGVITTSAGYAGGITPNPTYEEVCSGMTGHAEVVQVVYDPKQISYEDLLKVFWENHNPTQGMRQGNDVGTQYRSAIYTTTDEQLATAQASRDAFAPIVARAGKGEISTEIAPLGEYYFAEDYHQQYLAPTKNPMGYCNHGPNGMTCPVGVAKIA is encoded by the coding sequence GTGTTCCTTCGCCGTATGAAGGCCGAGCTGCCCACCCCCGACCAAGCCCTGCCGGGCCGGCCGATCGCGATGCCGATCGGTGACCGGCACGAGGTGCTCCCCTCCTCGCTGAAGGGCCCGTTCCCGGCGGGCTCGCAGGTCGCCGTCTTCGGGATGGGCTGTTTCTGGGGTGCCGAGCGGCTGTTCTGGACCCTGCCGGGCGTGATCACCACGTCGGCGGGTTACGCGGGTGGCATCACCCCGAACCCGACCTACGAGGAGGTCTGCTCGGGGATGACCGGGCACGCCGAGGTGGTCCAGGTGGTCTACGACCCCAAGCAGATCAGCTACGAGGACCTGCTCAAGGTCTTCTGGGAGAACCACAACCCGACCCAGGGCATGCGCCAGGGCAACGACGTCGGTACGCAGTACCGCTCCGCGATCTACACGACCACCGACGAGCAGCTCGCCACCGCGCAGGCGTCCCGGGACGCGTTCGCGCCGATCGTGGCGCGGGCCGGCAAGGGTGAGATCAGCACGGAGATCGCCCCGCTCGGCGAGTACTACTTCGCCGAGGACTACCACCAGCAGTACCTGGCTCCGACCAAGAACCCGATGGGTTATTGCAACCACGGGCCCAACGGCATGACCTGCCCCGTGGGCGTGGCGAAGATCGCCTGA
- a CDS encoding HIT family protein, with the protein MNGCVFCGIVAGEVPAFRVVDEPDGVAFLDTRPVFKGHVLVVPRTHLVTLADLPADALAGYFGLVRRLAAAVETGLGAGGTFVAINNKVSQSVPHLHTHVVPRTKGDGLRGFFWPRTRYADDAEAREYADRIAAALQPA; encoded by the coding sequence ATGAACGGGTGCGTGTTCTGCGGGATCGTGGCGGGCGAGGTGCCGGCGTTCCGGGTGGTTGACGAGCCGGACGGCGTCGCGTTCCTGGACACCCGGCCGGTCTTCAAGGGCCACGTGCTGGTGGTTCCGCGGACTCACCTGGTGACGCTGGCGGACCTGCCCGCCGATGCTCTTGCCGGCTATTTCGGGCTGGTCCGGCGGCTCGCCGCGGCGGTGGAGACCGGGCTGGGGGCCGGAGGGACCTTCGTGGCGATCAACAACAAGGTGTCTCAGTCCGTCCCGCACCTGCACACGCACGTCGTGCCCAGGACCAAGGGAGACGGCCTGCGTGGCTTCTTCTGGCCCCGCACCCGGTACGCCGACGACGCCGAAGCCCGGGAGTATGCCGACCGCATAGCCGCCGCTCTCCAACCCGCCTGA
- a CDS encoding cystathionine gamma-synthase, with protein sequence MSHGFETLAIHAGQDPEARTGAVIPPIYQTSTYAQDAVGAPRQGYEYSRSGNPTRDALQECLAALEGGPVALAFASGLAAEDTLLRTVCRPGDHVVIPDDAYGGTYRLFARVAERWGLDYTPAKVSDPVAVRAAIRPGRTKIVWVETPTNPLLGIADIAALAAVAHDADALLVVDNTFASPYLQQPIAHGADVVVHSTTKYIGGHSDVVGGALIAADAGLGDELRYHQNAMGAINGPFDAWLTLRGIKTLGVRMDRHCDNAERIAAYLDGHAKVGQVIYPGLPAHPGHEVAAKQMRRFGGMISFRAAGGEEHAVEICNRARLFVLAESLGGVESLIEHPGRMTHASAAGSPLEVPGDLVRLSVGIETVDDLLADLEQALG encoded by the coding sequence ATGAGTCACGGCTTCGAGACGCTCGCCATCCACGCCGGCCAGGACCCCGAGGCCCGCACCGGCGCGGTGATCCCACCGATCTACCAGACCAGCACCTACGCCCAGGACGCCGTCGGCGCGCCGCGGCAGGGCTACGAATACAGCCGCTCCGGCAACCCCACCCGTGACGCCCTGCAGGAATGCCTCGCCGCGCTGGAGGGCGGCCCGGTGGCACTCGCCTTCGCCAGCGGCCTGGCCGCCGAGGACACCCTGCTGCGCACCGTCTGCAGGCCGGGCGACCACGTGGTGATCCCGGACGACGCGTACGGCGGCACCTACCGGCTCTTCGCCCGGGTCGCCGAGCGCTGGGGGTTGGACTACACCCCGGCCAAGGTCTCCGACCCGGTCGCGGTGCGGGCCGCGATCCGCCCCGGCAGGACGAAGATCGTCTGGGTGGAGACGCCGACGAACCCGCTGCTCGGCATCGCCGACATCGCCGCCCTGGCCGCCGTCGCGCACGACGCCGACGCGCTGCTGGTGGTCGACAACACCTTCGCCTCGCCGTACCTGCAGCAGCCGATCGCGCACGGCGCGGACGTGGTCGTCCACTCCACCACCAAGTACATCGGCGGACACTCCGACGTGGTCGGTGGTGCGCTGATCGCCGCCGACGCCGGGCTCGGCGACGAGTTGCGCTACCACCAGAACGCGATGGGCGCCATCAACGGACCCTTCGACGCCTGGCTCACCCTGCGCGGCATCAAGACCCTCGGCGTACGGATGGACCGGCACTGCGACAACGCCGAGCGGATCGCCGCGTACCTGGACGGGCACGCCAAGGTCGGCCAGGTCATCTACCCGGGCCTGCCCGCGCACCCAGGGCACGAGGTGGCGGCCAAGCAGATGCGCCGGTTCGGCGGAATGATCTCGTTCCGGGCCGCCGGGGGCGAGGAGCACGCCGTGGAGATCTGCAACCGGGCCAGGTTGTTCGTGCTCGCTGAGTCGCTCGGCGGCGTGGAATCCCTGATCGAGCACCCGGGCCGGATGACACACGCAAGTGCTGCCGGCTCACCGCTTGAAGTTCCCGGCGATCTCGTGCGACTGTCTGTCGGCATCGAGACGGTCGACGACCTGCTCGCCGATCTGGAGCAGGCGCTGGGCTGA